The proteins below are encoded in one region of Ostrea edulis chromosome 3, xbOstEdul1.1, whole genome shotgun sequence:
- the LOC125677449 gene encoding arginyl-tRNA--protein transferase 1-like isoform X1, translated as MADLAEPGIVEWYGGGERPGHRCGYCKNPSGNVSDGMWAHRLAVQDYQDLIDRGWRRSGKYCYKPKMDIMCCPHYTIKQEVLNFKISKSHKKIIKQFNRFIIHGKKRGEHDTAEEAGDRPKTEEPMGGGGAEGRTKEEAADNQNSQETDKVMETDRNKKTPKPGLGADPTKPKCKKAKELRKERKLAKQTDKPQPEKPQEQLPPKQTKSGEKTLEDLLNEPDKVENCAHKLEMKLVRVNPPTREFKDTQKESYSVFKKYQMGIHKEEEWDCSEEQFDQFLCEGPLQEEHREGGLPMGYGSFHQQYWLDGQIIAVGVIDILPNCVSSVYLYYDPDYDFLSLGTYSALREIAFVRELNKKAPDLIYYYMGFYIHSCPKMRYKGQYFPSFLLCPEVYSWHPIEECVPKLDESKYSRFAESGKEDEDGNLELDEVMVLHRRMMMSYGQYKQLNPQRKESQDTAVRKYAGFVGQDCARRMLLYRD; from the exons ATGGCAGACTTGGCCGAACCAGGGATTGTGGAATGGTATGGAGGTGGAGAGCGGCCTGGACATCGCTGTGGCTACTGTAAAAACCCCAGTGGCAATGTTTCTGACG GAATGTGGGCACACAGATTGGCAGTACAGGATTATCAAGATCTGATAGACCGGGGATGGAGaag AAGTGGTAAATATTGCTACAAGCCCAAAATGGACATAATGTGCTGCCCTCACTACACCATCAAACAGGAAGTCCTCAACTTCAAAATCAGCAAATCTCACAAGAAAATCATCAAACAATTCAATAGGTTTATCATCCATGGAAAGAAAAGGGGGGAGCATGATACTGCAGAGGAAGCTGGAGATAGACCGAAAACAGAAGAACCCATGGGAGGGGGTGGGGCAGAGGGCAGGACTAAGGAAGAGGCAGCTGACAATCAAAATTCACAAGAAACTGATAAAGTGATGGAGACGGACAGAAACAAGAAAACACCAAAACCTG GTCTTGGTGCTGATCCCACAAAACCCAAATGTAAGAAAGCAAAAGAACTGAGGAAGGAGAGAAAACTGGCAAAACAGACTGACAAACCACAACCAGAAAAACCGCAAGAACAGCTACCACCCAAACAGACG AAATCAGGGGAGAAGACTCTTGAAGATTTATTGAATGAACCAGACAAGGTCGAGAACTGTGCTCACAAACTGGAG ATGAAGTTGGTGAGGGTTAATCCTCCAACTCGAGAGTTCAAGGACACTCAAAAAGAGTCATACAGTGTGTTCAAGAAATATCAGATGGGGATCCACAAAGAAGAGGAATGGGACTGCTCAGAGGAGCAGTTTGATCAGTTCCTGTGTGAGGGCCCTCTGCAG GAGGAGCACAGAGAGGGGGGGCTACCAATGGGGTATGGATCATTCCACCAGCAGTACTGGCTGGACGGTCAGATTATCGCTGTAGGAGTCATAGACATCCTCCCAAACTGTGTGTCCTCAGTGTACCTTTATTACGACCCAGACTACGATTTCCTCAGCCTTGGGACATACTCAGCTCTCAG ggagATTGCATTTGTGCGTGAATTGAACAAGAAAGCCCCGGACCTGATCTACTATTACATGGGGTTCTACATTCACTCATGTCCCAAAATGAGATACAAG gGTCAGTACTTTCCGTCCTTTTTGCTTTGTCCTGAGGTGTACTCCTGGCATCCTATAGAAGAATGTGTACCCAAACTGGACGAAAGCAAATACTCCAGATTTGCAGAGTCTGGGAAAG aaGATGAAGATGGAAACCTGGAACTGGATGAAGTGATGGTCTTACACAGAAGAATGATGATGTCATACGGACAATACAAACAGCTCAACCCTCAAAGGAAGGAGTCCCAGGACACGGCTGTCAGGAAATACGCAGGATTTGTGGGACAGGACTGTGCCAGGCGGATGTTACTGTATAGAGATTAG
- the LOC125677449 gene encoding arginyl-tRNA--protein transferase 1-like isoform X2, which yields MADLAEPGIVEWYGGGERPGHRCGYCKNPSGNVSDGMWAHRLAVQDYQDLIDRGWRRSGKYCYKPKMDIMCCPHYTIKQEVLNFKISKSHKKIIKQFNRFIIHGKKRGEHDTAEEAGDRPKTEEPMGGGGAEGRTKEEAADNQNSQETDKVMETDRNKKTPKPGLGADPTKPKCKKAKELRKERKLAKQTDKPQPEKPQEQLPPKQTKSGEKTLEDLLNEPDKVENCAHKLEIRLVRSEPASPDFTQSFEHAHSVYHSYQMKIHMDPPEKPNVKQYTRFLCNSPLQEEHREGGLPMGYGSFHQQYWLDGQIIAVGVIDILPNCVSSVYLYYDPDYDFLSLGTYSALREIAFVRELNKKAPDLIYYYMGFYIHSCPKMRYKGQYFPSFLLCPEVYSWHPIEECVPKLDESKYSRFAESGKEDEDGNLELDEVMVLHRRMMMSYGQYKQLNPQRKESQDTAVRKYAGFVGQDCARRMLLYRD from the exons ATGGCAGACTTGGCCGAACCAGGGATTGTGGAATGGTATGGAGGTGGAGAGCGGCCTGGACATCGCTGTGGCTACTGTAAAAACCCCAGTGGCAATGTTTCTGACG GAATGTGGGCACACAGATTGGCAGTACAGGATTATCAAGATCTGATAGACCGGGGATGGAGaag AAGTGGTAAATATTGCTACAAGCCCAAAATGGACATAATGTGCTGCCCTCACTACACCATCAAACAGGAAGTCCTCAACTTCAAAATCAGCAAATCTCACAAGAAAATCATCAAACAATTCAATAGGTTTATCATCCATGGAAAGAAAAGGGGGGAGCATGATACTGCAGAGGAAGCTGGAGATAGACCGAAAACAGAAGAACCCATGGGAGGGGGTGGGGCAGAGGGCAGGACTAAGGAAGAGGCAGCTGACAATCAAAATTCACAAGAAACTGATAAAGTGATGGAGACGGACAGAAACAAGAAAACACCAAAACCTG GTCTTGGTGCTGATCCCACAAAACCCAAATGTAAGAAAGCAAAAGAACTGAGGAAGGAGAGAAAACTGGCAAAACAGACTGACAAACCACAACCAGAAAAACCGCAAGAACAGCTACCACCCAAACAGACG AAATCAGGGGAGAAGACTCTTGAAGATTTATTGAATGAACCAGACAAGGTCGAGAACTGTGCTCACAAACTGGAG ATCCGCCTGGTTAGGTCGGAGCCCGCCAGTCCGGATTTCACACAATCCTTTGAGCATGCCCATTCCGTCTATCATTCCTATCAAATGAAAATTCACATGGACCCTCCTGAAAAACCCAACGTTAAACAGTACACCAGATTTCTGTGTAACTCTCCGCTGCAG GAGGAGCACAGAGAGGGGGGGCTACCAATGGGGTATGGATCATTCCACCAGCAGTACTGGCTGGACGGTCAGATTATCGCTGTAGGAGTCATAGACATCCTCCCAAACTGTGTGTCCTCAGTGTACCTTTATTACGACCCAGACTACGATTTCCTCAGCCTTGGGACATACTCAGCTCTCAG ggagATTGCATTTGTGCGTGAATTGAACAAGAAAGCCCCGGACCTGATCTACTATTACATGGGGTTCTACATTCACTCATGTCCCAAAATGAGATACAAG gGTCAGTACTTTCCGTCCTTTTTGCTTTGTCCTGAGGTGTACTCCTGGCATCCTATAGAAGAATGTGTACCCAAACTGGACGAAAGCAAATACTCCAGATTTGCAGAGTCTGGGAAAG aaGATGAAGATGGAAACCTGGAACTGGATGAAGTGATGGTCTTACACAGAAGAATGATGATGTCATACGGACAATACAAACAGCTCAACCCTCAAAGGAAGGAGTCCCAGGACACGGCTGTCAGGAAATACGCAGGATTTGTGGGACAGGACTGTGCCAGGCGGATGTTACTGTATAGAGATTAG